A genome region from Myroides fluvii includes the following:
- a CDS encoding SusC/RagA family TonB-linked outer membrane protein — MKKLFLLFSFFTLTLTLAQEKRTITGFVQDASDKSGLPGASVIVETQSVSTETGQKGIIESTSIGTMTDFDGNFTLEVPKETNAIRISFIGYASKLVYLSTKTHYSVALGTDENILNEVIITGYQTIEKRKLTSSVAQISMADIEQTGVASVDQMLAGQIAGVAVTTPTGAPGGPAKIRIRGTASLNGPQDPLWVIDGMPLEGNNVPNFNDKDNIDQLQNFSIAGLNPDDILDITILKDASATAIYGARAANGVIVITTKKGKKGSMKVNFTANTFVNERPQFSKLNLMNSSEKVDLELMLAGRADIDNARSRQGEVARILNRNNELDAYRQGGLNAISQESQNAINRLRLVDTDWGKELYRPTFNKQYGLSLSGGSDLSDYYFSLGYYDEEGSTIGTGFERYNITLKNNFNLTDKVTAGVALFGTQSNKTNFIADADASVNPANYSRNANPYLKPYNEDGSFQYDPDINGFGDAYIPFNFLEERQNTSYELKNQSLKAIFDINYQVLDDLKFTSQLGLQIDNSDTEKYLGQETYNTRKFREGTRYYDSSAKEFKYFLPEGGIIENFTDKYFQYNWKTQAMYNTIINDIHEIDIMGGMEIRKEERKQIKSKGFGYDPLTLTTKPILFPQGNTETAQKKYETYRRTKGEDAYASFFATASYTYDRKYTVFGSVRYDGSNLFGVDPKYRYLPLWAVSGSWLVSNESFMENVDFINNLRLRASYGLQGNVDRTTSPFVIGEYNTSAILPGYPESTIQVTNLPNGTLRWEKTTNTNFGFDLGLFNNRIAVEFDAYNRKSTDLIGLRALPFETGFEFTNMNWAQVSNKGYEISLTTRNIARPNFSWTTTFNFAHNKSRVDRIQVNDGEYLPSREGHAVNSAFVLKTAGLDEKGNILFWQGEEKVSAKEFFQLYDSWEEIMPGYMVDSKLTPEQSRDLFTYAGDRDPKFTGGIINTFKINNFDFTISAAFNLKQMVTRTPAYNSALIDPGRNYTRDVLDMWTPINTSGTLPGLTGNDAYDGTDNWMLTKWFDYGGAPINYYNYLDIWTKETSYLRISSLRLGYTLPKAVLDKMRLENVRFTVEGRNLFVFGTDYKGYFDPETYGNIYSQPIQRSFSLGLNITF; from the coding sequence ATGAAAAAACTATTTCTTTTATTTTCGTTCTTTACCCTAACTCTTACACTAGCACAAGAGAAAAGAACGATTACAGGTTTTGTTCAAGATGCAAGCGACAAATCGGGATTACCGGGGGCATCTGTTATTGTTGAGACACAAAGTGTATCGACAGAAACGGGTCAAAAGGGAATCATCGAAAGTACGAGTATTGGAACAATGACTGATTTTGATGGTAACTTTACCCTAGAAGTACCCAAAGAAACAAATGCCATTCGCATCAGCTTTATTGGTTATGCTTCCAAATTGGTGTATTTATCAACGAAAACGCATTATAGCGTTGCCTTAGGTACGGATGAAAACATATTGAATGAGGTAATCATTACTGGTTATCAAACGATTGAAAAGCGCAAATTAACTTCTTCTGTGGCTCAAATTAGCATGGCCGATATCGAACAAACAGGAGTTGCTAGTGTGGATCAAATGTTGGCGGGTCAAATAGCAGGGGTTGCGGTTACTACCCCTACAGGAGCACCTGGTGGACCAGCTAAAATCCGAATCCGTGGTACGGCTTCTTTAAACGGACCTCAAGATCCATTATGGGTAATTGACGGAATGCCATTAGAAGGAAATAATGTACCCAACTTTAACGATAAAGACAACATCGATCAATTGCAAAACTTTTCTATCGCTGGTTTAAATCCAGATGACATCTTGGATATCACCATCTTAAAAGATGCATCTGCTACGGCTATTTACGGAGCAAGAGCAGCGAATGGAGTAATTGTTATTACAACGAAAAAAGGAAAAAAAGGGTCGATGAAAGTAAACTTTACAGCTAATACTTTTGTGAATGAACGCCCTCAATTTTCGAAATTAAACTTGATGAATTCATCTGAAAAAGTAGATTTAGAATTGATGCTTGCTGGTAGAGCAGATATCGATAATGCCCGCTCACGTCAAGGTGAAGTGGCAAGAATTCTAAATCGAAATAATGAGTTAGATGCGTATAGACAAGGAGGACTTAACGCCATATCTCAAGAAAGTCAAAATGCAATAAATCGATTGAGATTAGTCGATACAGACTGGGGTAAAGAGTTATACCGTCCTACGTTCAACAAGCAGTATGGTTTGAGCTTATCTGGTGGAAGTGATCTTTCGGATTACTACTTTTCCTTAGGATACTACGATGAAGAAGGATCGACAATTGGAACTGGTTTTGAGCGTTACAACATTACGTTGAAAAACAACTTTAACCTGACAGACAAAGTAACAGCTGGCGTAGCTTTATTCGGAACACAATCCAATAAAACCAACTTCATCGCAGATGCTGATGCAAGTGTTAACCCAGCAAACTACTCTAGAAATGCCAATCCTTATTTAAAACCATACAATGAAGACGGTAGTTTTCAGTATGATCCAGATATCAATGGTTTTGGAGATGCTTATATTCCGTTCAACTTCTTAGAAGAAAGACAAAATACAAGCTACGAATTGAAAAATCAATCGTTGAAAGCTATTTTTGATATTAATTATCAAGTCTTAGATGATTTGAAATTTACTTCTCAATTGGGCTTACAAATTGACAACAGTGATACGGAGAAATACTTAGGTCAAGAAACGTATAACACACGTAAATTCAGAGAAGGCACGAGATACTATGACAGTTCAGCAAAAGAATTCAAATACTTTTTGCCTGAAGGTGGAATTATTGAAAACTTCACGGATAAATACTTCCAGTACAATTGGAAAACCCAAGCGATGTATAATACCATTATCAATGATATACATGAGATAGATATCATGGGAGGTATGGAAATCCGAAAAGAAGAGCGAAAACAAATCAAATCTAAAGGGTTTGGTTATGATCCTTTGACCTTAACAACAAAACCAATCTTGTTCCCTCAAGGAAACACGGAGACAGCACAGAAAAAATACGAGACCTATAGAAGAACAAAAGGAGAAGATGCTTATGCTTCTTTCTTCGCAACAGCTTCTTATACGTACGACAGAAAATATACCGTATTTGGAAGTGTGCGTTACGATGGTTCTAACCTATTTGGTGTAGATCCAAAATACAGGTATTTACCTTTATGGGCCGTTTCGGGTTCTTGGTTAGTATCGAACGAGAGCTTCATGGAAAACGTTGATTTCATCAACAATTTACGTCTACGTGCATCTTATGGTTTACAAGGAAATGTGGATCGTACCACCTCTCCTTTTGTCATTGGAGAATACAATACTTCTGCTATCTTACCTGGTTATCCAGAAAGTACAATTCAAGTAACTAACTTGCCTAATGGTACCTTAAGATGGGAAAAAACAACCAATACAAACTTTGGTTTTGACTTAGGTCTATTCAACAATAGAATTGCGGTAGAATTTGATGCGTACAACAGAAAGAGTACCGATTTAATTGGTTTACGTGCCTTGCCTTTTGAGACTGGGTTTGAGTTTACCAACATGAACTGGGCACAAGTAAGCAATAAAGGATATGAGATTTCATTAACAACGAGAAATATCGCACGTCCTAACTTCTCTTGGACAACCACGTTCAACTTTGCACACAACAAGAGTAGAGTTGATCGTATTCAAGTAAACGATGGTGAATATTTACCATCGAGAGAAGGTCATGCTGTAAATTCTGCTTTTGTATTGAAAACAGCAGGATTAGATGAAAAAGGAAATATTTTATTCTGGCAAGGGGAAGAGAAAGTATCTGCTAAAGAATTTTTCCAATTATACGATTCTTGGGAAGAAATCATGCCAGGTTATATGGTTGACTCTAAATTGACACCAGAACAATCAAGAGATTTATTTACCTATGCAGGAGATAGAGATCCTAAGTTTACTGGAGGTATCATCAATACATTTAAAATCAACAATTTTGATTTCACTATCTCTGCGGCCTTCAATCTAAAACAAATGGTAACGCGTACGCCTGCTTATAATTCGGCATTAATTGATCCAGGAAGAAACTATACGAGAGATGTATTAGATATGTGGACGCCAATCAACACTAGTGGAACATTACCGGGCTTAACTGGCAATGACGCTTATGACGGAACAGACAATTGGATGTTAACGAAGTGGTTTGATTACGGTGGAGCGCCAATTAACTATTACAACTATTTAGATATTTGGACAAAAGAAACGAGTTATTTGCGTATTAGCAGCTTGCGTTTAGGTTATACTTTACCAAAAGCAGTTTTAGATAAAATGCGTTTAGAAAATGTGCGTTTTACTGTTGAAGGAAGAAACCTATTCGTATTCGGAACCGATTACAAAGGTTACTTTGATCCAGAAACATACGGAAACATATACTCACAACCAATCCAGCGATCATTCTCTTTAGGATTAAATATAACCTTCTAA
- a CDS encoding zinc-dependent metalloprotease yields the protein MNRNTVKLSISTLALLGCLTQTPTGLLYAKEKKTEKKAEKGKDKEKDSTDTKENNYADLIKKGTYTKGLFNVIQVKTDVYFEIPDSLLNRQFLLVNKLSQVPLEINDAGANKGMNYENKLITFHKDTLANKIWVKTETPRVSSPKEDAITRSVADNFIESVLEVFDIETQNPDSTATVIKVNKVFDGNQKSFNDVLSGLSLPTSIKTNLSYIEGIKTFPENIVVKSMMTTSVNEGSGDVPVSMGVTTNIVLLSKDPMQPRIADKRVGYFTEKHWYFSDAQHKMEEKEFITKWRMEPKEEDIERYLRGELVEPKKPIVYYIDPATPPQWREKIIAGVHDWQVAFEQAGFKNAILAKEPTEEDKDFDVDDVRYSVITYAASPKSNAMGPSVIDPRSGEIIESDIIWWHNVMTSVHSWMRIQTGPIDEKARANKFSDDHMGDAIRFVSSHEVGHTFGLKHNMGASFAFPVDSLRSKTFTNQMGGTAPSIMDYARYNYVAQPEDKVTAITPQIGLYDKYAIEWGYRWYPTQEQEKKTLRKMIEDHQDDPMYFYGEQQSYLNIVDPRSQSEDLGNDAMKASEYGLKNLKIVVDNIISWTYDQGEDYYEAGKLYMGAIGQWQMYNQHVLSNIGGVYLDHAVYGNNKKAYQPVPYETQKRAVDYLSKNVLTIPNWLFFNDINEKTYSLKDSPVGPYEYSPYSLARELQYTAIYHMLMDERLLRLLESEALQVQTQGEKVYTIQDLFTQLRSEIFTPTKKGKSLSILERMTQKNYVDALIIDVNKLFEKTNKKGLILAPTLQMPTLCRVSLHDNQARNINYTVMKRVSEVTSYKKGELFAIQKLVSKKAKSGDAATRAHYADLANRINQALGI from the coding sequence ATGAATCGAAATACGGTTAAACTAAGTATCAGTACTTTAGCATTACTGGGTTGTTTGACACAAACGCCAACAGGCTTGTTATATGCCAAAGAAAAGAAGACTGAAAAGAAAGCAGAGAAAGGAAAAGACAAAGAAAAAGACTCTACTGATACGAAAGAGAACAATTACGCTGATTTAATAAAAAAGGGAACTTACACCAAAGGGCTTTTTAATGTTATTCAAGTCAAAACGGATGTTTATTTTGAAATACCGGATAGTTTATTAAACCGTCAGTTTTTGTTGGTAAACAAACTTTCACAAGTGCCATTAGAGATTAATGATGCTGGGGCGAACAAGGGGATGAACTATGAAAACAAATTAATTACGTTTCACAAAGACACGCTGGCAAACAAAATTTGGGTAAAGACAGAAACACCTCGTGTATCTTCTCCAAAAGAAGATGCCATTACGCGTTCTGTTGCGGATAACTTTATTGAATCTGTTTTAGAGGTTTTCGATATCGAGACACAAAATCCAGATTCTACGGCTACTGTAATTAAGGTAAACAAAGTTTTTGATGGAAATCAAAAAAGTTTCAATGACGTTTTATCGGGATTGAGTTTACCTACTTCCATTAAAACGAACTTATCCTATATTGAAGGAATCAAGACCTTTCCGGAGAATATTGTGGTGAAGTCTATGATGACAACGAGTGTAAACGAAGGGTCAGGTGATGTACCTGTTTCTATGGGAGTTACCACGAATATCGTACTTTTGTCAAAAGACCCCATGCAACCGAGAATTGCCGATAAACGCGTAGGCTATTTTACAGAAAAACATTGGTACTTCAGCGATGCTCAGCACAAAATGGAGGAAAAGGAGTTCATTACCAAATGGAGAATGGAGCCGAAAGAAGAAGACATCGAGCGATACCTTCGTGGTGAATTAGTAGAGCCTAAAAAACCAATTGTGTATTATATAGATCCTGCGACTCCTCCTCAGTGGAGAGAAAAAATTATTGCAGGTGTTCACGATTGGCAAGTTGCCTTCGAACAAGCGGGATTCAAAAATGCAATTCTTGCAAAAGAACCGACTGAAGAAGATAAGGATTTTGATGTTGATGATGTGCGTTACTCTGTAATTACGTATGCAGCCTCTCCAAAATCAAATGCTATGGGCCCTTCAGTTATTGATCCCCGCAGTGGAGAAATCATCGAGTCCGATATTATTTGGTGGCACAACGTAATGACGTCTGTTCACAGTTGGATGCGCATTCAAACAGGGCCAATTGACGAGAAAGCAAGAGCAAATAAATTCAGCGATGACCACATGGGAGACGCGATACGCTTTGTCTCTTCTCACGAAGTAGGACATACCTTCGGATTGAAACACAATATGGGAGCATCTTTTGCCTTTCCTGTGGATTCACTGCGTTCGAAGACATTTACAAATCAAATGGGAGGAACTGCTCCTTCTATTATGGACTATGCGCGTTATAATTATGTTGCACAACCGGAGGATAAGGTAACAGCCATTACCCCTCAAATTGGTTTATACGACAAATATGCGATTGAATGGGGATACCGTTGGTACCCCACGCAAGAACAAGAGAAAAAAACACTGCGTAAAATGATTGAAGATCACCAAGATGATCCCATGTATTTTTACGGAGAACAACAGAGTTACTTGAATATCGTTGATCCGAGATCTCAATCCGAAGACTTGGGAAATGATGCGATGAAAGCAAGTGAATATGGATTAAAGAATTTAAAAATTGTAGTAGATAATATCATTTCATGGACCTACGACCAAGGAGAAGATTACTATGAAGCTGGAAAATTATACATGGGCGCTATTGGACAATGGCAAATGTATAATCAACATGTTTTGTCAAACATTGGTGGTGTTTATTTAGATCATGCTGTATACGGAAACAACAAAAAAGCATATCAACCCGTGCCTTACGAAACACAAAAAAGAGCCGTTGACTATTTGAGTAAAAATGTACTCACTATTCCAAACTGGTTATTTTTCAATGACATCAATGAAAAAACATACAGCTTAAAAGATTCTCCTGTCGGTCCTTATGAATATTCGCCCTACTCTTTAGCAAGAGAATTACAGTATACGGCTATTTACCATATGCTAATGGATGAGCGTTTACTTCGTTTATTGGAAAGTGAAGCTTTACAGGTACAAACACAAGGGGAAAAAGTGTATACCATTCAAGACCTCTTCACTCAATTGAGAAGTGAGATCTTTACTCCTACTAAAAAAGGGAAATCACTGTCAATTTTAGAGCGAATGACACAAAAGAATTACGTAGATGCGTTAATTATTGATGTGAACAAACTATTTGAAAAAACAAACAAAAAAGGATTAATCCTTGCGCCAACTTTGCAAATGCCGACCTTGTGTAGAGTTTCTTTACATGACAATCAAGCGAGAAACATCAACTATACGGTTATGAAACGCGTTTCAGAAGTGACCAGTTATAAGAAAGGGGAACTATTTGCCATTCAAAAACTGGTGAGCAAAAAAGCAAAATCAGGTGATGCGGCGACAAGAGCGCACTACGCTGATTTAGCAAACAGAATTAATCAAGCTTTAGGTATTTAA
- a CDS encoding histidine kinase has protein sequence MKQLLFSRRTLLSIAIAIVSITSIAMLFLSISINSSYEETYQDIIKKSFNHRKNALEEEFKMIDHQLTMLTDVVQSTPLNQLDFTYNVFNETQHYRNIPSYNWFIVLDASKQIKAHNFTDHSILTVEDSFIQQLIQNESKTTVNTFIRIHSDLYWVSWKSIERENQRIITGFVFDLKELHKHLTTIDITTPNYAYIFATDGTCIYHPELDLVGKNIFEVSTTTSQDTTANKNSKSTPKVVQSEFLQLEVYRFFTSFTSETFKGYISINFPKVNVDENVIPLKRNTYLIFISSISIILLLLYFFNEESKRAYREKEKLAVEQEKLNKEKALMQLKQLKNQINPHFLFNSLNSLYMLITLDSELAQKFTLNLSNTYRYLIQSPASNLVELDQELKFIEQYIALQSIRFPKELHFEVVDKRQAPTKTKIPYLALQIAVENAMKHNIATLDAPLSIQILLTNDKVTVVNNIQLKEQKEESEGFGLFYIASIYQYYQVDAYQVHSQNETFICVFPLLNC, from the coding sequence ATGAAACAACTGCTGTTTTCCCGTAGAACACTTCTTAGTATTGCGATTGCCATTGTAAGTATTACGTCAATTGCTATGCTGTTTCTTAGTATTTCCATCAACAGCAGCTATGAAGAAACCTATCAAGATATCATCAAAAAGAGCTTTAATCACCGTAAAAATGCGCTAGAAGAAGAGTTTAAAATGATTGATCATCAATTGACGATGTTAACTGATGTTGTGCAATCAACACCGCTTAATCAACTTGATTTTACCTACAACGTATTTAACGAAACTCAGCATTATCGCAATATTCCAAGCTATAACTGGTTTATCGTATTAGATGCCTCGAAGCAAATAAAAGCGCACAATTTTACCGATCACTCTATCTTGACAGTAGAGGATTCGTTTATACAGCAATTAATTCAAAATGAAAGTAAAACAACAGTCAATACGTTTATTCGAATCCATTCTGACTTGTATTGGGTATCTTGGAAAAGTATAGAGCGAGAAAACCAACGAATCATAACGGGCTTTGTCTTTGATTTAAAAGAATTGCACAAGCACTTGACAACCATTGATATCACAACTCCCAACTACGCCTACATATTTGCAACAGATGGCACTTGTATTTATCATCCAGAATTGGATTTAGTTGGCAAAAACATCTTTGAAGTTTCCACTACAACGAGCCAAGATACCACGGCAAATAAAAATAGTAAATCCACTCCTAAAGTTGTGCAATCTGAGTTTTTACAACTGGAAGTATATCGCTTTTTCACCTCTTTTACTTCAGAGACGTTTAAAGGATACATCAGCATTAACTTTCCAAAAGTCAATGTCGATGAAAATGTAATTCCCTTAAAGCGCAACACCTATTTAATTTTTATCAGTTCGATTTCGATCATTTTACTTTTACTTTATTTCTTCAATGAGGAGAGCAAACGCGCGTATAGAGAAAAAGAGAAACTAGCAGTTGAACAAGAGAAATTAAATAAAGAAAAGGCGTTGATGCAGTTGAAACAGTTGAAAAATCAAATCAACCCTCATTTTCTATTCAATTCACTCAACTCCTTATATATGTTGATTACACTAGATAGTGAATTGGCTCAAAAATTCACGTTGAATTTAAGTAATACCTATCGCTACCTCATCCAATCCCCAGCTAGTAATTTAGTGGAATTGGATCAAGAGCTCAAATTCATTGAACAATATATTGCTTTACAGAGCATTCGCTTTCCCAAAGAACTACACTTTGAAGTTGTGGATAAACGACAAGCGCCCACTAAAACTAAAATTCCTTACCTAGCCCTGCAAATTGCAGTGGAAAACGCAATGAAACACAATATTGCGACACTTGATGCACCTTTGTCTATTCAAATCCTATTAACCAATGACAAGGTGACTGTCGTAAATAATATTCAACTCAAAGAGCAAAAAGAAGAGAGTGAAGGGTTTGGATTATTTTATATTGCTTCAATTTACCAATATTATCAAGTTGATGCGTATCAAGTCCATTCACAAAATGAGACTTTTATTTGCGTATTTCCTTTGCTCAATTGTTAA
- a CDS encoding exo-beta-N-acetylmuramidase NamZ family protein, whose amino-acid sequence MVSNSTVKNTLLFLVTLLIYNVNSYSFSVYKNGNISGSSSTIIVGAENTAAYFGLLQNKKVGVLTNQTGVVRQDLTEKTYTSTVDFLLQNNINVTKIYAPEHGFRGTADAGELIKDGKDTQTGLPILSLYGSSKKPSKEQLAGIDVLVFDLQDVGARFYTYISSLHYVMEACAEQQIPIIVLDRPNPNISIVDGPILEMKNKSFVGMHPIPTLHGMTIGEYALMINGEKWLDKGIQANLTVIPNLNYNRQMSYSLPVSPSPNLPNDQAINLYASLCFFEGTNVSSGRGTNLQFQIYGSPFLQNMPYSFTPKPNAGAKDPMNNGKLCYGEDLSQIKPVTQLELAWLLKAYRQSKNKDAFFTNFFVKLAGTDALKQQIIAGKTQVEIRQTWQAGLAAFKQTRAPYLLYFN is encoded by the coding sequence ATGGTATCAAATTCAACAGTCAAAAATACATTATTATTCTTAGTAACACTATTGATTTACAATGTAAATTCTTATTCTTTTTCTGTTTATAAAAACGGAAATATTAGCGGTTCTTCATCCACAATTATAGTGGGAGCGGAGAATACGGCTGCCTATTTTGGTTTACTTCAAAATAAAAAAGTGGGGGTTCTCACGAATCAAACAGGCGTTGTTCGTCAAGACCTTACCGAAAAAACCTACACCTCTACCGTTGATTTTCTATTGCAAAACAACATTAATGTAACTAAAATATATGCTCCAGAACACGGTTTTAGAGGAACAGCTGATGCAGGAGAATTAATCAAAGACGGCAAAGACACCCAAACGGGTTTACCTATTCTATCGCTGTATGGCAGTAGTAAAAAACCTTCTAAAGAACAGTTAGCAGGTATTGATGTATTGGTTTTTGACCTCCAAGATGTAGGGGCGAGATTCTATACCTATATTTCTTCTTTACACTATGTTATGGAAGCATGTGCTGAACAGCAAATTCCCATTATTGTATTAGATCGTCCAAATCCAAATATTTCAATTGTTGATGGTCCAATACTAGAAATGAAAAACAAGAGTTTTGTTGGCATGCACCCTATCCCAACCTTACACGGCATGACCATAGGGGAATATGCCTTAATGATTAATGGCGAAAAATGGTTAGACAAAGGTATTCAAGCTAATCTAACGGTTATTCCCAACTTAAATTACAACAGGCAAATGAGCTATTCACTTCCTGTATCCCCTTCTCCTAATTTACCCAACGACCAAGCTATTAATTTATATGCTAGTTTGTGCTTTTTCGAAGGAACGAATGTAAGCTCTGGACGCGGAACAAATTTGCAATTTCAAATTTACGGTTCTCCTTTTTTACAAAATATGCCTTATAGCTTCACCCCAAAACCCAATGCTGGAGCAAAGGATCCGATGAATAATGGCAAATTGTGTTATGGTGAAGATTTATCTCAAATCAAACCGGTAACCCAACTCGAATTAGCGTGGTTGCTAAAAGCTTATCGTCAATCGAAAAATAAGGATGCCTTTTTTACTAATTTCTTTGTTAAACTAGCGGGAACTGATGCCCTAAAACAACAAATTATCGCGGGCAAAACACAAGTTGAAATTCGCCAAACTTGGCAAGCAGGCTTAGCTGCCTTTAAACAGACAAGAGCACCTTATCTATTGTACTTTAATTAA
- a CDS encoding ABC transporter permease — MKLEYFIAKRLVTTKNHKSSVSAPIIKIAITAIALGIIMMLVSVATGLGLKHKIRDKISAFSGHIVITKYDSNTTDITLKPIELNQKFYPKFENIDGVSKVQPFASKAGIIRTENAFEGIIYKGVTDEYQFDEIAEYIEEGRLPAFNENMSNEIVLSTYIANRLGFKVGDKVNTYFMKDWGNKVPNIRQFEIVGLYNSGLQQFDENIMLGDLRHVQRLNRWTANEVGGFEVILKNFDEIEEKGSEIYLNLPSTVDSKTIVEKYANIFGWLDMFDFNIKVIIIIMIVVASINMIVALLVLILERTQMIGMLKALGSTNWSVRKIFLYNAFYLIGKGLFYGNVIGLSMLFLQKYTGVVKLDPTSYYVREAPVLIRFYDVILLNAGVIVIAMLVLLIPSYLITKISPVKAIRYD, encoded by the coding sequence TTGAAATTAGAATATTTTATAGCTAAACGCTTAGTAACTACAAAGAACCATAAAAGTAGTGTATCTGCTCCAATTATTAAAATCGCTATCACAGCTATTGCGTTAGGGATTATAATGATGCTTGTATCTGTTGCTACAGGTTTAGGATTAAAACACAAAATTAGAGATAAAATTTCAGCTTTCAGTGGTCATATTGTAATTACTAAATACGATTCCAATACAACAGATATTACACTTAAACCCATCGAATTAAATCAAAAGTTCTATCCGAAATTTGAAAATATTGACGGAGTGAGTAAAGTTCAACCCTTTGCTTCTAAAGCGGGAATTATTCGAACAGAAAATGCTTTTGAAGGGATTATTTATAAGGGAGTAACAGATGAATATCAATTTGACGAAATAGCAGAATACATTGAAGAAGGGCGTTTACCTGCCTTTAATGAAAATATGAGCAATGAAATAGTGCTCTCTACTTATATTGCAAATCGATTGGGCTTTAAAGTTGGAGATAAGGTCAATACCTATTTCATGAAAGATTGGGGAAATAAAGTACCTAATATTCGTCAATTTGAAATTGTTGGATTATACAATTCGGGTTTACAACAGTTTGATGAAAACATTATGTTGGGTGACTTGCGTCATGTGCAGCGTTTGAATCGTTGGACAGCGAATGAAGTCGGCGGTTTTGAAGTAATCTTGAAAAACTTTGATGAAATAGAAGAAAAGGGAAGTGAAATTTATTTGAATTTACCCTCAACTGTAGATAGTAAAACCATTGTAGAAAAGTATGCGAATATTTTTGGTTGGTTGGATATGTTTGATTTTAATATCAAAGTTATCATTATCATTATGATTGTCGTGGCTTCCATTAATATGATTGTAGCTTTGTTGGTTTTAATTTTGGAGCGTACTCAAATGATTGGCATGTTGAAGGCATTAGGCTCAACAAATTGGAGTGTGAGAAAAATATTCTTGTACAATGCTTTTTATCTCATCGGAAAGGGATTGTTCTACGGAAATGTCATCGGCTTAAGTATGCTTTTTCTTCAAAAGTATACGGGAGTTGTCAAGTTAGATCCTACCTCTTATTATGTACGCGAAGCACCTGTATTAATTCGATTTTATGATGTAATCTTACTCAATGCAGGAGTAATCGTTATTGCCATGTTGGTCTTGTTAATTCCATCGTATTTAATTACAAAAATATCGCCAGTAAAGGCTATTCGATATGATTAA
- a CDS encoding DUF4241 domain-containing protein, translating to MLFYLQNPVNYFSFRLKKSDENHPQYQRASGDWINFAIPGTDLTVPMIQSGYGDGAYPVYFGYDKNNEVCEIIVQFVDIELTFEDEE from the coding sequence TTGCTTTTCTATTTACAAAACCCAGTAAACTATTTTTCATTTCGCCTTAAAAAGAGCGATGAGAATCATCCGCAATACCAAAGAGCAAGTGGCGACTGGATCAACTTTGCTATTCCAGGCACTGATTTAACAGTTCCTATGATACAAAGTGGTTATGGAGATGGGGCTTATCCAGTATATTTTGGTTATGATAAAAACAATGAAGTATGTGAGATTATCGTTCAATTTGTCGATATTGAATTGACTTTTGAAGATGAAGAATAA
- a CDS encoding DJ-1/PfpI family protein: MKTPNQPLHVAFILYNQVEVLDLNGPLDVFVKANTLKPNTYIPYLVSATKEIVQTENGTTYILPQYSFDDCPKPDIVVVPGANPAIVMAYLKDEKFQQTYVQWIIKQHQQGALLFTVCTGSLLLSTTSLFDGLDITTHFMGLEALQQLCPKANVLSGVRFIDQNHVLTTAGITAGIDGALHLVSKQLTDEIGQTIKRLFEYHVS, translated from the coding sequence ATGAAGACCCCAAATCAACCTTTACACGTTGCCTTTATCCTCTACAATCAGGTAGAAGTTCTCGACCTCAATGGTCCATTGGATGTATTTGTAAAAGCGAATACTTTAAAACCCAATACCTATATTCCCTATTTAGTTTCGGCTACCAAAGAAATCGTACAAACGGAAAACGGGACAACCTACATCCTTCCGCAATACAGTTTTGATGATTGTCCAAAACCAGACATCGTTGTTGTACCTGGCGCTAATCCAGCTATTGTAATGGCTTACTTAAAAGACGAAAAATTCCAACAAACCTATGTACAATGGATCATCAAGCAGCATCAACAAGGTGCTTTACTATTTACGGTTTGTACAGGCAGTTTACTATTAAGCACGACGTCTTTATTTGATGGACTAGATATTACGACTCATTTTATGGGCCTCGAGGCTCTACAACAGCTTTGTCCTAAAGCCAACGTTCTTTCTGGAGTTCGCTTTATTGATCAAAACCACGTGCTGACCACAGCAGGAATCACAGCGGGTATTGATGGTGCTTTACACCTCGTTAGCAAACAACTTACGGATGAAATTGGCCAAACGATTAAGCGCCTTTTTGAATATCATGTTTCATAA